CCATTAACAACTTATAAGGAGGATATAATGGAATTAGAAGCAGCAAAAATGATTGGAGCAGGACTTGCGGCAATAGCTCTTGCGGGCGCTGGAGTAGGTATAGGAATAATTTTTGGAAACTACCTATCAGGTGCGATGAGAAATCCATCTGCGGCTCAAAAGCAATTTCCAAATTTGCTTTTAGGTTTCGCATTAGCCGAAGCAACTGGATTATTTGGTCTAGTAGTTGCACTGATTATTTTATTCGCATTTTAATTAATGCTAAAAAAAATAATTATTAAATTTCTTTTTAGCTTTGTACTAATTACAAAAGTACAGAGTGCTGAAAGCGGAGGTATGCCACAATTAAATCCAGAGTTTTGGATATCTCAAATTGTTTGGTTAGTTATAACATTTGGTGCTTTGTATATTATTTTGTCGAAGATAATACTGCCAAAAATAAGTGATAATTTAGAAAGTAGAAGGTCACAAATTTTGGAGAATATAGAGATTGCTGAAAAACAAAGAGAGGAAAGTGAAGATAAAATAAAAGAATTTGATAAAATTATTTTAAATAGCAAACTAGAGGCAAAAAATTTGTTTAATGAGGCTCGTCAAAAAATACTGGATGATATAGATAAAAAAAGATCTGAATTAGAGACGAATTTAGAGGAAGAAATAGAAATTGCCGAAAAAGAAATTCAAAATTTAAATAAAAGTTCGGCAGAGAATATAAAAAAAATAGCCACAGAAACTTCTTCGGGTTTGATAAAACAACTCATTGGAGAAGAGATCAACAAAGAAAACATTTCATCAATTGTAAATGATCTAACAAATAATTCTAAGGAGAATAGAAAAAATGTTTGATGCAACTTTTTGGGTAGCTGTTTCATTTGTAATATTTTTTGTAGGCTTAATTTATTTAAAAGTTCCTCAAAATGTGAATAGTTTGCTAACGAAGATGATCGTTGACATTAAAAACGAAATTGATGAGAGTGAAAAATTAAGATCTGAGTCAAAAAA
The Candidatus Pelagibacter sp. RS40 DNA segment above includes these coding regions:
- a CDS encoding F0F1 ATP synthase subunit C — protein: MELEAAKMIGAGLAAIALAGAGVGIGIIFGNYLSGAMRNPSAAQKQFPNLLLGFALAEATGLFGLVVALIILFAF
- a CDS encoding F0F1 ATP synthase subunit B family protein translates to MLKKIIIKFLFSFVLITKVQSAESGGMPQLNPEFWISQIVWLVITFGALYIILSKIILPKISDNLESRRSQILENIEIAEKQREESEDKIKEFDKIILNSKLEAKNLFNEARQKILDDIDKKRSELETNLEEEIEIAEKEIQNLNKSSAENIKKIATETSSGLIKQLIGEEINKENISSIVNDLTNNSKENRKNV